A single region of the Triplophysa dalaica isolate WHDGS20190420 chromosome 15, ASM1584641v1, whole genome shotgun sequence genome encodes:
- the prlh2r gene encoding prolactin releasing hormone 2 receptor, giving the protein MDYNESWNNTTIDASPSSFTGLQLLMELKPFFIPLYAMLVLVAFSGNLLLLILIGLNKKLHSTTNFLIGNLALVDLVMCLFCVPLTAFYAFDERGWVFGQFMCHFVTLMQTAAVFAAVLSLTAIAVDRYIVVAYPIRRRGGRSFCALLVFSIWLCALAMSTPTALHTVYLDLSAAGHEMVICEEFWTGQELSRLIYSCFFLLLSYFVPLAAVSISYCAISCHLRQRATPRLMAATPSNQEKWGRRRRKTFRLLLVSVFSFAFSWLPLQVVNLIRDLDTDFAILNKNHINVIQVSCHLIAMSSACYNPFIYASLHNKFLLYLCQKIFQRRRPHHTQSSLTTSSRIIRVHTSSTLVDIPMAISKISQD; this is encoded by the coding sequence ATGGACTACAACGAATCCTGGAACAACACAACAATAGATGCATCACCCTCATCATTCACCGGACTCCAGCTTCTGATGGAACTGAAACCTTTCTTCATCCCCCTTTACGCCATGCTGGTCCTTGTAGCGTTCTCTGGaaacctcctcctcctcatcctcatcgGTCTGAACAAGAAACTTCACAGCACCACAAATTTCCTAATTGGAAACCTGGCCCTGGTTGACCTGGTAATGTGCCTGTTCTGCGTTCCTTTGACTGCTTTTTACGCCTTTGATGAGCGCGGCTGGGTCTTTGGCCAGTTCATGTGTCATTTCGTTACCCTGATGCAGACGGCTGCCGTGTTTGCTGCAGTTTTATCTCTGACTGCTATAGCAGTGGACCGTTACATAGTGGTTGCCTACCCTATTAGACGGCGCGGAGGACGTTCTTTCTGTGCATTGCTAGTGTTCAGCATATGGCTCTGTGCTTTGGCGATGTCCACCCCTACTGCCCTACACACAGTGTACCTTGATCTTAGTGCAGCTGGCCACGAAATGGTTATCTGTGAGGAGTTCTGGACCGGGCAAGAGCTCAGTCGTCTAATATATTCGTGTTTTTTCCTGCTTCTTTCCTATTTCGTTCCTCTAGCAGCGGTATCCATTTCCTATTGTGCCATTTCATGCCACCTGCGGCAAAGAGCGACACCTCGGCTCATGGCCGCCACGCCCTCAAACCAGGAAAAGTGGGGACGGAGAAGGCGCAAGACATTTCGACTCCTGTTGGTGTCTGTTTTCTCATTCGCCTTCTCCTGGCTCCCCCTGCAGGTGGTGAACCTCATCCGTGACCTCGACACCGACTTCGCCATCTTGAACAAGAATCACATCAACGTGATCCAGGTTTCATGCCACTTGATAGCCATGAGCTCAGCCTGCTACAATCCCTTCATCTACGCCTCCCTTCACAACAAGTTCCTATTGTATTTGTGCcagaaaatatttcaaagaaGAAGACCTCACCATACCCAGAGCAGCCTCACAACCTCCAGCCGAATAATCCGAGTACATACTTCCAGTACTCTTGTTGACATTCCCATGGCCATTAGCAAGATATCACAAGACTGA